The Vicia villosa cultivar HV-30 ecotype Madison, WI unplaced genomic scaffold, Vvil1.0 ctg.000001F_1_1_4_unsc, whole genome shotgun sequence nucleotide sequence ACCAACACCTCCAGTGATTACACCACCAACACCGAAACCGCCAACAACTACTCCACCAACACCACCAGTGATTACGCCCCCAACACCAACACCTCCAGTTGTTACTCCACCAACACCAACACCGCCGGTAATTACACCACCAACACCGAAACCGCCAACACCAACACCGCCAATTGTTTCTCCACCGACACCAACACCGCCAGTGATTACACCACCAACACCTAAACCTCCAACAACTACTCCACCTGCTCCTCCAGTGATTACTCCGCCAACACCAACACCACCAATAGTTACTCCGCCAACACCAACACCGCCGGTGATTACACCACCAACACCGAAACCTCCAACACCAACACCTCCAGTTATTACTCCGCCAACACCAACACCGCCAGTGATTACACCACCAACACCGAAACCGCCAACAACTACTCCACCAACACCAAAACCGCCAGTGATTTCACCACCAACACCGAAACCGCCCACAACTACTCCACCAACACCACCGGTGATTACACCGCCAACACCGACACCACCAGTTGTTACTCCTCCAACACCAACACCACCAGTGATTACACCACCAACACCGAAACCGCCAACAACTACTCCCCCAACACCACCAGTGATTACACCACCAAAACCACCAATTGTTAGTCCGCCAACACCTACACCTCCAGTGATTACACCACCAACACCAAAACCGCCAACAACTACTCCACCAACACCACCAGTGATTACACCGCCAACACCAAAACCACCAGTTGTTAGTCCGCCAATACCACCAGTGATTACACCACCAACACCGAAACCTCCAACACCAACACCGCCAGTGATTACACCACCAACACCAAAACCGCCAACAACTACTCCACCAACACCACCGGTGATTACACCACCAACACCTAAACCACCAGTTGTTAGTCCGCCAACACCTACACCGCCAGTGATTACACCACCAACACCAAAACCGCCAACAACTACTCCACCAACACCCCCAGTGATTACACCACCAAAACCACCAGTTGTTAGTCCGCCAACACCTACACCGCCAGTGATTACACCACCAACACCAAAACCGCCAACAACTACTCCACCAACACCTCCAGTGATTACACCACCAAGACCACCAGTTGTTAGTCCGCCAACACCTACACCGCCTGTGATTACACCACCAACACCAAAACCGCCTACAACTACTCCACCAACACCACCAGTGATTACACCACCAAAACCACCAATTGTTAGTCCGCCTACACCTACACCGCCAGTGATTACACCACCAACACCAAAACCGCCTACAACGACTCCACCAACACCACCAGTGATTACACCACCAACACCTAAACCACCAGTTGTTAGTCCGCCAACACCATTACCGCCAGTGATTACACCACCAACACCAAAACCGCCAATTACTCCCCCAACACCACCAGTGATTACACCACCAAAACCACCAGTTGTTAGTCCGCCAACACCTACACCGCCAGTGATTACACCACCAACACCGAAACCGCCTACAACTACTCCACCAACACCACCAGTGATTACACCACCAACACCAAAACCACCAGTTGTTAGTCCGCCAACACCAACACCGCCAGTGATTACACCACCAACACCAAAACCGCCAACAACTACTCCACCATCACCGCCAGTGATTACACCACCAAAACCACCAGTTGTTAGTCCGCCAACACCTACACCGCCAGTGATTACACCACCAACACCAAAACCGCCTACAACTACTCCACCAATACCAAAACCACCAGTTGTTAGTCCGCCAACACCAACACCGCCAGTGATTACACCACCAACACCAAAACCGCCAACAACTACTCCACCAACACCGCCAGTGATTACACCACCAAAACCACCAGTTGTTAGTCCGCCAACACCTACACCGCCAGTGATTAAACCACCAACACCAAAACCGCCTACATCTACTCCACCAACACCACCAGTTGTTACACCGCCAACACCTAAACCACCAGTTGTTAGTCCGCCAACACCTACACCACCAGTGATTACACCACCAACTCCAAAACCGCCACCAACTACTCCACCAACACCAAAACCACCAGTTATTAGTCCACCAACACCTACACCGCCTGTGAAGACACCACCAACACCACCTAGTGGATCTCCATGTCCACCACCTGCACAACCAACATGCCCTATTGATGCTTTGAAATTGGGTGCATGTGTTGATGTACTTGGTGGAATCATACATATTGGAATTGGTGGTAGTGCTAAACAGACGTGTTGTCCGTTGATTCAAGGACTTGCGGATTTAGATGCTGCTGTGTGTCTCTGCAGCACTATCAAACTCAAGCTTCTCAATGTAAACCTTGTTTTACCCATTGCTCTTCAGCTTCTAGTTGATTGTGGCAAACATCCACCAGAAGGATTTAAGTGTCCAGCTTAGTGCACTTTTGGTTTTCTAGTATTTCATACATCTAGTACATTTGTATTTTTGAGGTAATTCTACCTTTCTATTATTAAAATTCTACTAATAAAAGTTTTCTAGTATTTCATACAGTTTCTTAAGTTAAATTTTTATACTACGTGACTTAGCTGTGTGTTAATGTTTACAGGAATTGCATGAATATTATTAGGTTTCTTGGAATAAGGTTAACGTACACAAGTTGAAAGAGAAGTATTGCAGGAATTCTCATTGCTTATCAAGTTGTTGTAGGATACCACTAATAAAGGCCAAGAATGTAGTAGAAGTACTGTGGTGGAAATTGTGTAACTGGGTGCAGACTAAAAAATTTTCTGCGCTTCATATGAGatacctttttattttattatcagcATTGTCAATCGAAAATCCAAAGCATTGCTTGAATACTTTTATATTTCCTATCTGAGTGTTGATAATTAAAAGTGCATATTTAAACAGTATACATTATCGTCATCAGATTATTTGCTTTTGTTAGCATGTCAGAGTGTTTGACAGCAACAAAATTGTTGGTAGACTATCATTAATCTTGAAACAATTTGTCAAAGGAAATGTGTGGGGATAAATTGTTGGTAGACTATCAttgtcaaatttaaaaaaaaaaaaaaaaaacaatgtacCTTTAGATTGTAGTTATACTCAACATTAATTAGCTAGCAGCACAATTGATTTTAGCTCCAACTTACAGTCCAAATTGATAGTTGACACAATATTTCTATGGATTATGCACAATACTTCTCCCATGTGGTGTTTATGCACTTAACTGAAAAATCAATCAATCTTATTATTAAGGTATCTTTTAATAGCATAagcaaaaatagaaaacaaacagAAATGAGATAGACAAGTCATGTAACAACTATAAATCACTTTCAACTCAAAAAGGTAGGTAAGGGTTTATGGCATAAATTATAAACACAAAATGCTATCATCTTTCATACCCT carries:
- the LOC131621315 gene encoding uncharacterized protein LOC131621315; its protein translation is MIPPSTSTHAPNFKASIGHVGCAGGGHGDPLGGVGGVFTGGVGVGGLITGGFGVGGVVGGGFGVGGVITGGVGVGGLTTGGLGVGGVTTGGVGGVDVGGFGVGGLITGGVGVGGLTTGGFGGVITGGVGGVVVGGFGVGGVITGGVGVGGLTTGGFGIGGVVVGGFGVGGVITGGVGVGGLTTGGFGGVITGGDGGVVVGGFGVGGVITGGVGVGGLTTGGFGVGGVITGGVGGVVVGGFGVGGVITGGVGVGGLTTGGFGGVITGGVGGVIGGFGVGGVITGGNGVGGLTTGGLGVGGVITGGVGGVVVGGFGVGGVITGGVGVGGLTIGGFGGVITGGVGGVVVGGFGVGGVITGGVGVGGLTTGGLGGVITGGVGGVVVGGFGVGGVITGGVGVGGLTTGGFGGVITGGVGGVVVGGFGVGGVITGGVGVGGLTTGGLGVGGVITGGVGGVVVGGFGVGGVITGGVGVGGFGVGGVITGGIGGLTTGGFGVGGVITGGVGGVVVGGFGVGGVITGGVGVGGLTIGGFGGVITGGVGGVVVGGFGVGGVITGGVGVGGVTTGGVGVGGVITGGVGGVVVGGFGVGGEITGGFGVGGVVVGGFGVGGVITGGVGVGGVITGGVGVGGFGVGGVITGGVGVGGVTIGGVGVGGVITGGAGGVVVGGLGVGGVITGGVGVGGETIGGVGVGGFGVGGVITGGVGVGGVTTGGVGVGGVITGGVGGVVVGGFGVGGVITGGVGVGGVITGGVGVGGFGVGGVTTGGVGVGGVITGGVGGEVVGGFGVGGVITGGVGVGGETIGGVGVGGFGVGGIITGGVGVGGVITGGVGGVVVGGFGVGGVTTGGVGVGGVITGGVGVGGFGVGGVITGGVGVGGVTTGGVGVGGVITGGVGGVVVGGFGVGGVITGGVGVGGVTIGGVGVGGFGVGGVITGGVGVGGVGGVVVGGFGVGVGGVTIGGVGVGGFGVGGVITGGVGVGGVITGGVGVGGVRTGGVGVGGVGGVVVGGLGVGGVITGGVGVGGETIGGVGVGGFGVGGVITGGVGVGGVTIGGVGVGGVTTGGVGVGGVITGGVGGVVVGGFGVGGVITGGVGGVTIGGVGVGGFGVGGVTTGGVGVGGVITGGVGGVVVGGFGVGGVITGGVGVGGVTIGGVGVGGFGVGGVITGGVGVGGVTIGGVGVGGVITGGVGVGGVIIGGVGVGGVITGGVGGVVVGGFGVGGVVTGGVGVGGETIGGVGVGGFGVGGVTTGGVGVGGETIGGVGVGGFGVGGVTTGGVGGVTIGGVGVGGVITGGVGVGGVTTGGVGVGGVITGGVGGVTIGGVGVGGFGVGGVIIGGVGVGGVVVGGFGVGGVTTGGVGVGGVITGGVGGVVVGGFGVGGVITGGVGVGGLTTGGFGVGGVITGGVGGVIVGGFGVGPYGGVIGAMGGLGI